Proteins co-encoded in one Leptospira fletcheri genomic window:
- a CDS encoding LA_3751/LA_3752 family putative glycosyltransferase — translation MDQDRDRKRELLSFFLFSVCYATLLSFLKPWEGFFSDPLLKIHESVSLVTSGFRSETLTYPGRSLDEDFDFFLWKEKFVYRTRDGVGGVFPVFLSILYSPFAILKAYFLLPFFGMIFHLGSAWILRRSWNLPWFWIVFAFFGTFVFLMGPEASEHPILLFLSLAGFTGLFREGNAERILGGVAIGLAVWLRLEALLLFASLWLAGALIHRKEWVPRSFLFSLSFSIVSIVLFIFNILDYENVFGPRFSENFGGVAEDTIGSRVWDILVGSYRMPGYFLYLPISVVLFWKGFRLWKGWEDSFRILLLAVPIFLPFVALSSPNNGISNWGPRYLGLSLFPLTILLQRVWEGSGWKILKVRGFANGFASLLLLYSFGVTLAGALVYKTSLVQIRETRSVWLGQRAEVLIFSDPVLCNSIGTEYFRKTVFCASNQISEDRIESLLKDISAKFAGKRLGFIGYGDEAYAMVSKKEEEVTSDAKLKKYLNSILSGREKRDFWIRSFRSRFKDEIVRNKKAWEYREYEIQ, via the coding sequence GTGGATCAGGATCGGGACCGCAAACGGGAGCTTCTTTCTTTTTTTCTATTTTCCGTTTGTTATGCGACTTTACTTTCCTTCCTAAAACCTTGGGAAGGTTTCTTTTCCGATCCATTGCTGAAGATCCACGAGTCGGTCTCTCTGGTCACTTCCGGCTTCCGGTCCGAGACTCTTACTTATCCGGGGCGCTCGCTGGATGAAGACTTCGATTTTTTCCTGTGGAAGGAAAAGTTCGTTTATCGGACTCGAGACGGGGTGGGAGGGGTTTTTCCCGTCTTCCTTTCGATACTATATTCGCCTTTTGCGATCCTGAAAGCGTATTTCCTTCTTCCTTTTTTCGGAATGATTTTCCATCTGGGTTCCGCTTGGATTTTGAGAAGGTCCTGGAATTTACCTTGGTTTTGGATCGTATTCGCCTTTTTCGGGACTTTCGTTTTCCTGATGGGTCCGGAGGCTTCCGAACATCCCATTCTCCTTTTTCTTTCTCTGGCGGGTTTTACCGGACTTTTTCGAGAAGGAAATGCGGAGCGGATTTTGGGAGGCGTTGCCATAGGTTTGGCGGTATGGCTGCGTTTGGAAGCTCTCCTGTTGTTCGCGTCCCTCTGGTTGGCAGGGGCTTTGATTCATCGTAAGGAATGGGTCCCCCGGTCTTTTTTGTTTTCCTTATCCTTTTCGATCGTTTCCATAGTATTATTTATTTTTAATATCCTGGATTACGAAAATGTCTTCGGCCCGCGTTTCTCGGAAAATTTCGGGGGAGTGGCGGAGGACACGATAGGCTCGCGGGTCTGGGACATACTCGTAGGTTCTTATCGGATGCCGGGTTATTTTCTATATTTGCCGATTTCCGTCGTACTCTTTTGGAAAGGGTTCCGTCTATGGAAAGGCTGGGAGGATTCCTTTCGGATCCTGCTTCTCGCCGTCCCGATCTTTCTACCCTTCGTCGCCTTGTCCTCTCCGAATAACGGGATTTCGAATTGGGGTCCGAGGTATTTGGGTCTTTCCCTCTTTCCACTAACGATCCTTTTACAAAGAGTTTGGGAAGGAAGCGGATGGAAGATCCTGAAGGTGAGAGGATTTGCCAACGGTTTTGCCTCGTTGCTGTTACTCTATTCTTTCGGGGTCACGCTTGCGGGAGCTCTAGTATATAAGACTAGTTTGGTACAAATCCGGGAAACGAGATCCGTTTGGCTCGGGCAGAGGGCGGAAGTGCTGATTTTTTCCGATCCGGTGCTTTGCAACTCCATCGGTACGGAATATTTTCGAAAAACGGTTTTCTGCGCCTCGAATCAGATTTCGGAGGATCGGATCGAGTCCCTTTTAAAAGATATATCCGCGAAGTTTGCCGGTAAGAGGTTGGGTTTTATAGGCTACGGAGACGAGGCCTACGCTATGGTTTCGAAAAAAGAAGAAGAAGTCACCTCGGATGCGAAACTTAAAAAATATCTGAATTCCATTTTATCCGGAAGAGAAAAGCGGGACTTCTGGATCCGGTCTTTTCGTTCCAGATTCAAAGACGAAATCGTGAGGAACAAAAAGGCTTGGGAATATCGCGAATACGAAATTCAGTGA
- a CDS encoding YceI family protein, with protein MSKKYTILSLLLAVLALGSLQAANYKLDTAHTSVGFKVKHLAISNVPGTFKEFSGKFAFDEKTNSLSALDVTIQTGSVSTNDADRDKHLKGKDFFDAGEFGTITFKAAKATVKKGGVAKVSGELTIKGVTKPVVLEVKYGGSAKDPWGNTHLAFEAETKINRKDFGLTWNKTLETGGVLVGEEVSIRIEGEAIPE; from the coding sequence ATGAGCAAAAAATATACCATCCTCTCCCTGCTCCTAGCCGTTTTGGCCCTCGGGAGCTTACAAGCCGCGAACTATAAATTGGACACAGCCCACACTTCCGTAGGCTTTAAGGTAAAACACCTAGCGATCTCCAATGTACCGGGAACCTTTAAGGAATTCTCCGGCAAATTCGCGTTTGACGAAAAAACCAACTCGCTTTCCGCACTGGATGTTACGATCCAAACCGGGTCCGTTTCTACGAACGATGCGGATCGTGACAAGCACCTGAAAGGCAAAGACTTTTTCGACGCGGGCGAATTCGGAACCATCACTTTCAAAGCGGCGAAAGCAACCGTTAAGAAAGGTGGAGTCGCGAAAGTCTCCGGAGAATTGACCATCAAAGGAGTCACCAAACCCGTCGTTCTGGAAGTGAAATATGGCGGATCTGCGAAAGACCCCTGGGGAAATACCCACCTTGCTTTCGAAGCGGAAACCAAAATCAACCGCAAAGATTTCGGTCTGACTTGGAATAAAACTCTGGAAACCGGCGGAGTACTGGTCGGCGAGGAAGTTTCTATCCGTATCGAGGGAGAAGCGATTCCGGAATAA
- a CDS encoding LIC_10450 family protein has product MISRQESQYIVVNSIGEIDPNKLSVSQLGVKYIDRFGNRYAVRFNKESRKAELVRIALQKASDALPYQKPRAKQPGKRAPLDLGKLSALLKNTKDKSPEWMESLAEKTNTEEQIPAANSEKALSEPGADTAPAKKDSPEQTPKIVPANLDRFDLSKVDLNIIENHIENKQDETPSFIDPEDRNYNREAGFIEGKLSEFQRIKERIESVLNNIRSSKIFEATGDPSENKNIVGNLNREYDLEFFQKLDKILNYHKELTSFPRSITYYTAKYESSKKQILQSKTNDFEKLQLVIRWEMQEMLLSLSKKLKKMVLDTLNVLNTKNENHLKQIAYNHQQMFKDARSALLYCSEDIGATLMSLQKWVDHEG; this is encoded by the coding sequence ATGATTTCCAGGCAAGAGTCTCAGTACATAGTTGTCAATTCCATCGGTGAAATCGATCCGAACAAGCTCTCCGTATCCCAACTCGGGGTAAAATACATCGATCGTTTCGGCAACAGATATGCTGTCCGTTTTAATAAGGAAAGTCGTAAGGCTGAACTCGTAAGGATCGCTCTCCAAAAAGCCTCGGATGCTCTTCCTTACCAGAAACCCAGAGCAAAGCAGCCGGGCAAAAGGGCTCCTTTAGATCTGGGAAAACTCTCCGCCCTATTAAAGAACACCAAAGACAAGAGTCCGGAGTGGATGGAATCGCTTGCGGAAAAAACCAATACGGAAGAACAGATTCCCGCCGCAAACTCGGAAAAGGCTCTCTCCGAACCGGGAGCCGATACCGCTCCCGCTAAAAAAGATTCTCCGGAACAGACCCCCAAAATAGTTCCGGCAAATCTTGACCGATTCGATCTCTCGAAAGTCGATTTAAACATTATAGAAAATCACATCGAAAACAAGCAGGATGAAACTCCTTCTTTCATCGATCCGGAAGACAGAAATTATAACAGGGAAGCCGGCTTCATAGAGGGGAAATTGTCCGAATTCCAACGGATCAAAGAAAGAATCGAATCCGTTTTGAACAATATCCGGAGTTCCAAAATCTTCGAAGCTACCGGCGATCCATCCGAGAATAAGAATATCGTAGGGAACCTGAACAGAGAGTACGACCTGGAGTTTTTCCAAAAATTGGACAAGATACTGAACTATCATAAGGAATTGACTTCTTTTCCCAGATCGATCACGTACTATACCGCAAAATACGAGTCCTCTAAAAAACAGATCTTACAGTCAAAAACGAACGACTTCGAAAAGCTACAACTGGTCATACGATGGGAAATGCAGGAAATGCTACTTTCTCTCTCCAAAAAATTGAAGAAAATGGTTCTAGACACCTTAAACGTGCTGAATACCAAAAACGAGAACCATTTGAAGCAGATCGCCTACAACCACCAGCAGATGTTCAAGGACGCTCGCAGCGCTTTATTATATTGCTCCGAGGATATAGGCGCGACGCTTATGTCCTTGCAAAAATGGGTCGATCATGAAGGGTAG
- a CDS encoding glycosyltransferase family 2 protein yields the protein MKLSIVIPCYNEKQTIKNILETVRKVPFKAKEIIVVDDFSTDGTRELLRTPAFKKLYDRLVLHEKNQGKGAALRTGFQAATGDIVIVQDADLEYDPFEIPTVVDPIYKGKADVVFGSRFMGNHPHRVVYYWHRLGNLLLTTLSNMFTNINLTDMETCYKAFRREIIQGIRIKEDRFGFEPEITAKIAKIPGIRIYEVGISYYGRTYAEGKKIGWKDGFRAIYCIIRYNLFG from the coding sequence ATGAAACTATCCATCGTCATTCCCTGTTATAACGAAAAACAGACCATAAAAAACATTCTGGAAACGGTCCGAAAGGTCCCGTTCAAGGCCAAGGAAATCATCGTTGTCGACGACTTTTCCACGGATGGCACCCGCGAATTGCTCCGGACCCCGGCGTTCAAAAAACTCTACGACCGATTGGTTCTCCACGAAAAAAACCAAGGGAAAGGCGCCGCACTTAGGACGGGATTCCAAGCCGCCACCGGAGATATCGTGATCGTGCAGGATGCCGATCTGGAATACGATCCCTTCGAAATCCCTACGGTAGTGGATCCGATTTATAAAGGCAAAGCGGACGTGGTATTCGGAAGCAGGTTCATGGGAAACCACCCCCATCGCGTCGTTTATTACTGGCACAGACTAGGAAATCTATTGTTGACCACTCTCTCCAATATGTTTACGAACATCAATCTCACGGACATGGAAACCTGTTACAAGGCATTCCGGAGGGAAATCATCCAAGGAATCCGAATCAAAGAGGATCGCTTCGGTTTCGAGCCGGAAATCACGGCCAAAATCGCGAAGATTCCCGGCATCCGCATCTACGAAGTAGGCATTTCCTATTACGGCCGAACCTACGCGGAAGGAAAAAAGATCGGGTGGAAGGACGGATTCCGAGCCATCTATTGCATCATCCGGTATAATCTTTTCGGATAA
- a CDS encoding DNA-binding domain-containing protein yields MSNIFEFRRNFAVSLLSEGWTIELDPEILPAGTLDSFSALNVYSLGYGARLTEALGETYETVWRVLGDETFFEACQEFIKRNDSKSYNLSDYGKEFPSFLGASFPEIPFVRELAEFERIIAFLFHLPPVFAVDLTEKIAGKSPGDLRFVFSESCIFLRNEFSVRELWKNRNLEFQDLSNVKEEERLLLGKKGEEFRIESLNESEWALGTKLKEGKTLLEALNESEFLPSDANFVSVFVSKLVQGGFIQDIRIF; encoded by the coding sequence ATGAGCAATATCTTCGAGTTTAGACGCAACTTTGCGGTATCCCTGCTCTCCGAAGGGTGGACGATAGAGTTGGATCCGGAGATTCTCCCGGCCGGAACCCTGGATTCCTTTTCCGCTTTGAACGTCTATTCGCTCGGATACGGCGCCAGGTTGACCGAGGCATTAGGGGAGACCTACGAAACCGTTTGGAGAGTTTTGGGAGACGAAACTTTCTTCGAGGCTTGCCAGGAATTTATAAAAAGGAACGACTCTAAGTCGTATAATCTATCCGATTATGGGAAGGAATTTCCTTCGTTTTTGGGGGCGTCCTTTCCCGAAATTCCCTTTGTGCGCGAACTCGCCGAGTTCGAGCGTATCATCGCTTTTCTGTTCCATCTGCCTCCCGTTTTTGCCGTGGACCTTACGGAAAAAATAGCCGGAAAGAGCCCCGGGGATCTTCGATTCGTATTTTCGGAATCCTGTATCTTTTTGCGGAACGAATTCTCCGTCCGCGAACTCTGGAAGAATAGAAACCTCGAATTCCAGGACTTGTCGAACGTGAAAGAAGAAGAACGTCTTCTCCTGGGTAAGAAAGGCGAGGAATTTAGGATCGAGAGCTTGAACGAATCCGAATGGGCATTAGGAACGAAATTGAAAGAGGGAAAAACCCTCCTGGAAGCGTTAAACGAATCGGAATTTCTTCCGTCAGACGCGAACTTCGTGTCCGTTTTCGTCTCCAAACTCGTCCAAGGAGGGTTTATTCAGGATATTAGGATTTTTTAA
- the rpsT gene encoding 30S ribosomal protein S20 → MANIKSSEKDIRRTKRRNAANSQNRNRLRTQAKKILKAIQDGEKESLKGLYSEYASLLDKAANTNLIHSKNADRKKSRMALRIHRQAAAGV, encoded by the coding sequence TTGGCGAATATAAAATCTTCAGAAAAAGATATCCGTAGGACGAAGCGCAGAAATGCCGCGAATTCCCAAAATCGGAACCGCCTTAGGACCCAAGCAAAAAAGATCCTGAAGGCGATCCAAGATGGTGAAAAAGAGTCGCTGAAAGGTCTGTACAGCGAATATGCTTCCCTTCTGGACAAAGCAGCCAATACCAACCTCATCCACTCTAAAAACGCGGATCGTAAAAAGAGCAGGATGGCACTGCGCATTCATCGCCAAGCAGCAGCAGGCGTATAA
- the glmM gene encoding phosphoglucosamine mutase → MVLDPRSTVFQHPDLMVSVSGIRGIIPTGFSSDVIYDALRAFGSWLRGNTVVIGRDSRPSGQFLENIAIGVMQGLGKNVILLGVVPTPTVKAVVNQTGAAGGIMISASHNPIIWNAFKFIGPGGFFTGAKDLEEILEIVKNQSYKPFQFKPGSKLESGRDRIQAHIDAVLSRVNVSAIKKRKFSVFLDAVNGGGSFVLPELLKQLGCKVIPLHCSPDGTFPRPPEPTPDALRQSSRAMKQSGATVGFALDPDADRLVLLTPKKGAISEEYTLPFSFLSYLQTNRPPKKASLTVNLSTSFINEWVASSAGIPTYRSKVGEANVVSEMIQRKSVFGGEGNGGVIDPMIPSFGRDSLSGVAHVLNLLALKGEGIDSVLNGLPAVFMRKIAYKIGGKKTEEIYSQFRSTFPEHGEDVRDGLRLASEDSWIHIRPSNTEPILRVIAEARTKKDLSALMDIAGKIMENS, encoded by the coding sequence ATGGTTTTAGATCCACGATCCACGGTTTTCCAACACCCCGATCTGATGGTTTCCGTCTCCGGAATCCGGGGAATTATTCCTACAGGGTTCAGTTCCGACGTCATTTATGACGCTCTGCGCGCGTTCGGTTCCTGGCTCCGCGGAAACACCGTGGTCATCGGCCGGGATTCCCGTCCAAGCGGCCAGTTTCTGGAAAACATCGCCATCGGAGTCATGCAAGGATTGGGCAAAAACGTGATCCTATTGGGCGTGGTCCCGACTCCTACCGTTAAGGCGGTTGTAAACCAGACCGGTGCGGCAGGTGGGATCATGATTTCCGCTTCTCACAATCCTATCATATGGAACGCGTTTAAATTCATTGGTCCAGGCGGGTTTTTTACGGGAGCCAAGGACCTGGAAGAGATCTTGGAGATCGTAAAGAACCAGAGCTATAAGCCTTTTCAGTTCAAACCCGGTTCGAAATTGGAGTCGGGAAGGGATAGGATCCAAGCTCATATCGATGCGGTTCTTTCCAGGGTGAACGTCTCCGCGATTAAAAAAAGGAAATTCTCCGTATTTTTGGATGCGGTCAACGGGGGAGGAAGCTTCGTTTTACCCGAATTGTTAAAACAATTGGGTTGCAAGGTGATCCCGCTTCATTGTTCCCCCGACGGAACATTTCCGCGTCCTCCGGAACCGACGCCGGATGCTTTGCGCCAATCTTCCCGAGCGATGAAGCAATCGGGAGCTACGGTGGGGTTCGCTTTGGATCCCGATGCGGATCGTTTGGTTCTGCTCACTCCGAAAAAGGGGGCGATTTCCGAGGAATATACGCTTCCTTTCAGCTTTCTTTCTTACCTCCAAACGAATCGACCGCCCAAAAAAGCCTCTCTAACCGTGAACCTGTCCACTAGCTTTATTAACGAATGGGTAGCATCCTCCGCCGGAATTCCAACTTACCGTTCCAAGGTGGGGGAAGCGAACGTTGTGTCCGAAATGATACAGCGTAAATCCGTTTTCGGAGGAGAAGGGAACGGCGGAGTCATCGATCCGATGATTCCTTCCTTCGGTCGGGATTCCCTTTCCGGGGTGGCGCATGTATTGAATCTGCTTGCCCTAAAGGGAGAAGGCATCGATTCTGTACTGAACGGTCTTCCCGCCGTATTTATGCGTAAAATCGCATATAAAATCGGCGGTAAAAAAACGGAGGAGATCTATTCGCAATTCCGAAGCACGTTTCCCGAACATGGGGAAGATGTCCGCGACGGTCTGCGTCTAGCTAGTGAGGACTCTTGGATTCATATTCGTCCCTCGAATACGGAGCCGATTCTAAGAGTGATCGCCGAAGCA